The proteins below are encoded in one region of Sulfitobacter sp. SK012:
- a CDS encoding glutathione S-transferase family protein gives MVEVWGRKTSSNVQALMWCIGELGLKYVRHDAGGIYGGTEEDAFLAMNPNGTIPVLKDIDLPPLWETGAICRHLATRYGSDSFWPSDMTQRADVDRWAEWAKLNVAAAFTVPVFWHLVRTPKAQRDKKAIRAAVEVLEKKLEIADEKLAKHHFLAGENLTLADIQFGHVLFRYYDIDLQRANFPNVQAYYNRLAERPAYREHVMVSYDELRVD, from the coding sequence GTGGTGGAAGTCTGGGGTCGGAAAACGTCTTCGAACGTGCAGGCATTGATGTGGTGCATTGGAGAGCTCGGCCTGAAATATGTCCGCCATGATGCGGGCGGCATCTATGGCGGCACTGAAGAAGACGCATTTCTAGCAATGAACCCAAACGGAACAATTCCAGTTCTGAAAGACATCGATTTGCCTCCGCTTTGGGAAACAGGCGCGATATGCAGGCACTTGGCCACGAGGTATGGCAGCGATAGTTTTTGGCCCAGTGACATGACGCAACGGGCTGACGTTGATCGATGGGCCGAGTGGGCCAAGCTCAATGTTGCTGCCGCATTCACAGTTCCAGTCTTTTGGCATTTGGTAAGAACTCCAAAGGCACAACGCGACAAAAAGGCCATAAGGGCGGCGGTCGAAGTTCTGGAAAAAAAGCTTGAAATTGCCGACGAAAAACTTGCCAAGCATCACTTTCTCGCAGGGGAAAACCTCACACTTGCTGACATCCAGTTTGGTCACGTTCTTTTTCGGTATTACGACATTGATTTACAACGCGCCAATTTCCCGAATGTGCAAGCCTATTACAATCGCCTCGCTGAGCGGCCCGCCTACCGCGAACACGTCATGGTGTCCTACGACGAACTGAGAGTCGATTGA
- a CDS encoding glycosyltransferase family 8 protein has product MDRYLQRRYKYRAPTRLDVMTSYAGQNLDVVQVLLLSLSETHPRDEIVFWLFEQRVSAQDIAALADFCASLGNVTLRSIKIPHTGDFDRLKTLGGKRDSARFLWFVAHQHLPRDLKRVVYLDALDVIVSDDLVPLLKHPFLGKYLVACREWLDIPPLLVGPARRAHDCGVPTWMIKHMSRGLINSGAIVLNLDKFRRDGIEIGHYVETAEWAYDKLNLEFGDQGLFSLTHGSHYVQANDRYNHRFFNDLPNRTMKRPAVIHYCGGVLKPVHWRLTAEAEHLVAEHLVRKDMAALTLANSRQLRAADLPYMRKWWDVCVRTPCYSRIAPQASQRMAAALSRVGLNVE; this is encoded by the coding sequence ATGGACCGGTATCTGCAACGCCGATACAAGTATCGCGCGCCGACGCGGTTGGATGTGATGACATCGTATGCGGGACAGAATCTGGACGTAGTTCAGGTCCTGCTGTTGTCGCTGTCCGAAACACATCCGCGCGACGAAATCGTCTTCTGGCTTTTTGAACAGAGGGTTTCCGCACAGGATATTGCGGCCTTAGCGGATTTCTGCGCGAGTTTGGGCAATGTGACCCTGCGTTCGATCAAGATTCCACATACCGGAGATTTTGATCGTCTCAAGACACTGGGCGGGAAACGGGACAGTGCAAGGTTCCTTTGGTTCGTCGCACATCAGCACCTCCCGAGGGATCTGAAACGCGTCGTCTATCTGGATGCTTTGGACGTCATCGTCAGCGACGATCTTGTACCGCTGCTGAAACATCCGTTTCTTGGTAAATATCTTGTAGCGTGCCGGGAGTGGCTGGATATCCCCCCACTGCTGGTTGGCCCGGCCCGGCGAGCACATGATTGCGGTGTGCCAACTTGGATGATCAAGCACATGTCGCGGGGGTTGATAAACAGTGGCGCAATCGTCCTCAACCTCGACAAGTTTCGACGCGATGGGATCGAGATTGGCCATTATGTTGAGACCGCCGAATGGGCGTACGACAAACTCAACCTTGAATTCGGTGATCAGGGGCTGTTTTCCCTGACCCATGGCAGCCACTACGTGCAAGCAAATGATCGGTATAATCACCGCTTCTTCAATGACTTACCCAACCGTACCATGAAGCGGCCTGCCGTGATCCACTATTGCGGTGGAGTGCTCAAACCGGTGCATTGGCGACTGACCGCAGAGGCTGAGCATTTGGTGGCGGAGCATCTTGTCCGCAAGGACATGGCTGCGCTTACTCTGGCCAACTCACGACAGCTCCGCGCTGCGGATTTGCCGTATATGCGGAAATGGTGGGATGTCTGTGTGCGGACCCCGTGCTATTCGCGGATTGCACCGCAGGCTTCTCAGCGCATGGCCGCGGCTCTTTCTCGTGTTGGGCTAAATGTTGAATAG
- a CDS encoding VOC family protein, whose protein sequence is MIAYVTVGADDIAQAKRFYSAFLPALGYGLKEGPEGLSYALPVQPGQPAALPDFYVKPTFDGRPASAGNGAMVAFEAHSQKLIRDLHSAALAAGGFDEGQPGFRASYGTHFYVGYLRDPQGNKIALFSNDLEEPGRDG, encoded by the coding sequence ATGATTGCCTACGTCACCGTCGGTGCTGATGACATCGCCCAAGCGAAACGGTTTTACTCAGCGTTCCTGCCAGCCCTTGGTTACGGGCTGAAGGAAGGTCCTGAGGGCCTAAGTTACGCCCTACCCGTTCAGCCAGGTCAACCTGCCGCTTTGCCAGATTTCTACGTCAAACCAACTTTCGATGGACGTCCGGCCTCAGCTGGGAACGGCGCTATGGTCGCATTTGAAGCTCACAGTCAAAAGCTAATTCGCGATCTTCACTCGGCCGCGCTTGCCGCAGGCGGCTTTGACGAGGGCCAACCCGGCTTTCGCGCCTCGTATGGAACCCATTTCTATGTCGGCTACCTTCGCGACCCTCAAGGCAACAAGATCGCATTGTTTTCCAACGATCTAGAAGAACCCGGACGAGACGGATAA